DNA from Quercus lobata isolate SW786 chromosome 1, ValleyOak3.0 Primary Assembly, whole genome shotgun sequence:
TAGAACCAACCCTTGTGGCCACATTGTGGGCTATATTGGCACCTGCGCTATCACCAGCTAGGAAGATTTTAGAGAAATCACAGAGTCTAGACCACCATTCACTATCTCCAAGTAAAGCTTGTTGCTTTAGCCAAATAAGAGCTCTCAATCCGTCTTCATAAGCAGCTGGAAGTGGATTCTCAGGGGCCAAACGATAATTTACAGACATGATTAAGCAATTGGCTTTAGCTGATAACCTTGCTAAAAACTCATGGTAGCAGCTCCAAGCAGCTGAGCCAACACAAAATCCGCCTCCATGGAAATAAACAAGCAAGGGGAGCTTCCCATGGCATACATTTGGGACATAGAAACGTGCCCAAATGTTTGTGAACTCGTCAATGACAACATCCTTTGATATCACTCCAAGCTCCAAAGACAATGCGCTTGTGACAAATGGAACAATCTGAGGCCTTTCCACATCTCCATCTTTGTACACTCTTATGAGCCCTTCGATTTCCTCAATCACAGCACTTGGATGTTGAGTGTCGTCTTCGCCAATGTGTTTTAGGCTTAGACCTGGATCTAGAGTAATGGCTGCCATTCTTTTTTGCCTCATGGGTTATGAATCAAAATGAGGAACTCAAATTTGATATGTATGGTAGGTTGCAAAATGTTTTTGCACTTGGGAATTCCTTATATAGGAGATGAAAAGATTCATAACTCTAAGACTTTAAAGTCaaccattttcaaaaaatattttataagactACAAATCCTCTATCCTAGTTTTTGTATTCCTGTTTATACCTCACACAATTACaaattgtcaatttttatttttatttttataactttccttgtaaaaaaatcaaaagcttaatatatatatatatatatacacacacacactctcttgACATATATTACAGTGAATTATAAAGTGGAATACAAAAAGTGAGacataatttttcttaatttgttttgCAGCTTTCGATGTCTtaagttgttaatggtagataATAGAAGAAAAGATGTGGTTTGTACATGCTAAAATGATTGACTATGAATTATGAATTCCTCACTTATAAACTctaatattgtgaaaaatattatggactCCTCACTTAATTTTACATTATGCGGTTGTGAGATATTGGCACTTTCTACCGACTATTTTTTACATAtatcaattacttttttatacattttaaaataatgtgaaaTGAGGTGTTTCCTTAAAATTGTTATGCTAGAAAATATAAGGACACTATGTGTGTACCAAATGATAAGAAATGATCAACATATCTTGTCTTGCCAAGTGGGCAATTCGGAATTCACCACAAGACTTATGGTCTGTTAGAATTTGCCAACAATTATCCTATTTTCAGTCAACTCAACTCTACTTTTCTCACTTTCCCCCcacctcccaaaaaaaaaaaaaaaaaaattccagaagGGCCATTCACATGGATTCAAGAGTGGGCCATTGGAGGCTTCGCCTTGCATTTTCTTTGAATTCTAATTTCTAATCCCAATCCCATTTACATATCACAGAAGAGTAGACAGTTAAAAATACATCATTTTAAAAAGAGCATGTTGTTACATATACATAAAATTCAGTTGAGTTGTTAAACTTgtataaaaatacatttgaCACTAGTTGagtttataaatttatacataTTCTTATTCAAGCTTATTACTAACATTACTTGTTTTTACTTGCTATTAACAATTTCTCCCACCAATGACTAatgtcattgttttttttttctataacttTTTATCTTTTGGAAAGTAAGTAATAGTACTGAtagaatttaaagaaaatcaatcGATTGGCTGTCTTGGGTGGGTTTGTGGCCTGCTGCCTCACTG
Protein-coding regions in this window:
- the LOC115957304 gene encoding probable carboxylesterase 6 gives rise to the protein MRQKRMAAITLDPGLSLKHIGEDDTQHPSAVIEEIEGLIRVYKDGDVERPQIVPFVTSALSLELGVISKDVVIDEFTNIWARFYVPNVCHGKLPLLVYFHGGGFCVGSAAWSCYHEFLARLSAKANCLIMSVNYRLAPENPLPAAYEDGLRALIWLKQQALLGDSEWWSRLCDFSKIFLAGDSAGANIAHNVATRVGSNHGIEAMALKPLSLKGNILIQPFFGGEVRTPSENYMVQSPRSALSLAASDTYWRLALPAGANRDHSWCNPLSKGSSKLEDIRLLPALVCISEMDILKDRNLEFCTALNRAGKRVEYVMYKGVGHAFQVLSTTQLSQTRTLEMVARIKAFISR